The segment CGGCGCCGGATGGCGGCCACCTCCTCTTCGGTGAGCTCCGGGAGCTGCTCCGGCTCCTTCGTCTGGGCGATGGCGTCCGAGGACACCAGATCGCGGAGCACGTGCACCACGAACTCCGTGACGCTGCTGTAGCCGCTGTCGCCGGTGATGGTCTTGAGCTTCTCGTAGAGACTTTTGGGGATCTTGATGGTAACCTTCTCCATTTGGAGCCTCCAGCACTCTGATTATAGTCTTCACAGGTTATACCATAGATCGTTGCGT is part of the Synergistales bacterium genome and harbors:
- a CDS encoding ribbon-helix-helix domain-containing protein — protein: MEKVTIKIPKSLYEKLKTITGDSGYSSVTEFVVHVLRDLVSSDAIAQTKEPEQLPELTEEEVAAIRRRLRNLGYLD